From the Streptococcus oralis ATCC 35037 genome, one window contains:
- a CDS encoding pseudouridine synthase — MRINKYIAHAGVASRRKAEELIKQGLVTVNGQVVRELATTIKAGDKVEVEGQPIYNEEKVYYLLNKPRGVISSVTDDKGRKTVVDLLPNVKERIYPVGRLDWDTSGVLILTNDGDFTDEMIHPRNEIDKVYVARVKGVANKDNLRPLTRGLEIDGKKTKPAVYEILKVDPVKNRSVVQLTIHEGRNHQVKKMFEAVGLQVDKLSRTRFGHLDLTGLRPGESRRLNKKEISQLHTMAVTKK, encoded by the coding sequence ATGAGAATCAATAAATATATTGCCCACGCAGGTGTGGCCAGTAGGAGAAAAGCAGAAGAGTTGATCAAGCAAGGCTTGGTAACCGTCAACGGCCAAGTGGTACGTGAACTCGCAACGACTATCAAGGCTGGTGATAAGGTTGAAGTTGAAGGCCAGCCTATCTACAACGAAGAAAAGGTCTACTACTTGCTCAATAAACCACGCGGAGTGATTTCCAGTGTGACAGATGATAAGGGCCGCAAGACTGTTGTGGATCTCTTGCCTAATGTCAAAGAACGCATTTACCCTGTGGGACGTTTGGACTGGGATACATCAGGTGTCTTGATTTTGACCAATGATGGGGACTTTACAGATGAAATGATTCACCCCCGTAATGAGATTGACAAGGTCTATGTCGCGCGTGTTAAAGGTGTGGCTAATAAGGACAATCTCCGCCCCTTGACCCGCGGTCTTGAGATTGATGGCAAGAAAACCAAGCCAGCTGTTTATGAAATTCTCAAAGTGGATCCAGTTAAAAATCGCTCTGTGGTACAGTTGACCATCCATGAAGGACGTAACCATCAGGTTAAAAAGATGTTTGAAGCTGTCGGTCTTCAAGTGGATAAGTTGTCTCGGACACGTTTTGGACACCTAGACTTGACAGGTCTTCGTCCAGGAGAATCCCGTCGCCTTAATAAAAAAGAAATCAGCCAACTACACACTATGGCTGTAACCAAGAAATAA
- the scpB gene encoding SMC-Scp complex subunit ScpB, whose protein sequence is MSTLAEIEALLFVAGEDGIRVRQLAELLSLPPTGIQQSLEKLAQKYEKDQDSSLSLIETGGAYRLVTKPQFAAILKEYSKAPINQSLSRAALETLSIIAYKQPITRIEIDAIRGVNSSGALAKLQAFELIREDGKKEVLGRPNLYVTTDYFLDYMGINHLEELPVIDELEIQAQESQLFGERIEEDENQ, encoded by the coding sequence ATGAGTACTTTAGCAGAAATAGAAGCGCTCTTGTTTGTAGCAGGTGAAGATGGGATTCGGGTCCGTCAGTTGGCTGAACTCCTCTCTCTGCCACCGACAGGCATCCAACAGAGTTTAGAAAAATTAGCCCAGAAGTATGAAAAAGACCAAGATTCGAGCTTGTCCCTGATCGAGACAGGTGGTGCATACAGATTGGTCACCAAGCCTCAATTTGCAGCGATTTTGAAGGAATACTCCAAGGCACCCATCAACCAGAGCTTGTCTCGGGCTGCCCTTGAGACCTTGTCCATCATTGCCTACAAGCAACCGATTACCCGAATTGAGATTGATGCTATTCGTGGGGTCAATTCTAGTGGAGCTCTAGCTAAGCTACAAGCTTTTGAATTGATAAGAGAAGATGGGAAAAAAGAAGTTTTGGGCCGCCCTAATCTCTATGTGACTACGGATTATTTCCTAGATTACATGGGGATTAACCATTTGGAAGAACTGCCAGTGATTGATGAGCTTGAGATTCAAGCTCAAGAAAGCCAATTATTTGGTGAAAGGATAGAAGAAGATGAGAATCAATAA
- a CDS encoding segregation/condensation protein A: MDIKLKDFEGPLDLLLHLVSKYQMDIYDVPITEVIEQYLAYVSTLQAMRLEVTGEYMVMASQLMLIKSRKLLPKVAEVTDLEDDLEQDLLSQIEEYRKFKLLGEHLEAKHQDRAQYYSKAPTELIYEDAELVHDKTTIDLFLAFSNILAKKKEEFAQNHTTILRDEYKIEDMMVIVKESLTERDQLRLQDLFKEAQNVQEVITLFLATLELIKTQELILVQEESFGDIYLMEKKEENQEA; the protein is encoded by the coding sequence ATGGATATTAAATTAAAAGATTTTGAAGGGCCACTGGACTTACTCTTGCACTTGGTTTCTAAGTACCAGATGGATATCTACGATGTGCCCATTACAGAAGTTATCGAACAGTATCTAGCCTATGTCTCAACTCTGCAGGCCATGCGTCTGGAAGTAACGGGCGAGTATATGGTTATGGCCAGTCAGCTGATGCTGATCAAGAGCCGCAAGCTCTTGCCAAAGGTAGCAGAAGTGACAGACTTAGAGGATGACCTGGAGCAGGACCTTCTCTCCCAAATCGAAGAATACCGCAAGTTCAAACTCCTGGGTGAGCACTTGGAGGCTAAGCACCAAGATCGGGCTCAGTACTATTCCAAAGCGCCGACAGAGTTGATTTACGAAGATGCAGAGCTTGTACATGACAAGACGACCATTGACCTCTTTTTGGCTTTTTCAAATATCCTAGCCAAGAAAAAAGAGGAGTTCGCTCAGAACCACACGACCATCCTGCGCGATGAGTATAAGATTGAGGACATGATGGTCATCGTAAAAGAGTCCTTGACTGAACGAGACCAGTTGCGCTTGCAGGATTTGTTCAAGGAAGCCCAGAATGTCCAAGAGGTCATTACCCTCTTTTTGGCGACCTTAGAGTTAATCAAAACTCAGGAATTAATCCTCGTGCAAGAGGAGAGTTTCGGAGATATCTATCTCATGGAAAAGAAGGAAGAAAATCAAGAGGCATAA
- the xerD gene encoding site-specific tyrosine recombinase XerD, with protein sequence MRDRISDFLEEKQGLSANSKQSYKYDLEQFLDIVGERISETSLKIYQGQLANLKISAQKRKLSACNQFLYFLYRKGEVDSFYRLELAKQAEKKTEKPEILDLDSFWQESNYPEGRLLALLILEIGLLPSEILALKVADINLDFQVLRISKASQQRIVTIPTTLIPELEPLMGQTYLFERGGKAYSRQWAFRQLESFVKEKGFPELSAQALREQFILRQIENKVDLYEIAKKLGLKTVLTLEKYR encoded by the coding sequence ATGAGAGATAGGATTTCAGACTTTTTAGAGGAAAAACAGGGCTTGTCTGCCAATTCCAAGCAGTCCTATAAGTATGATCTGGAGCAATTTTTAGACATTGTGGGTGAGCGGATTTCTGAGACCAGTCTTAAGATTTACCAAGGCCAGCTAGCCAATCTAAAAATTAGCGCCCAGAAGCGAAAACTTTCGGCCTGCAACCAATTTCTCTACTTTCTCTATCGAAAAGGAGAAGTGGACAGTTTTTACCGTCTGGAATTAGCCAAACAAGCTGAAAAGAAGACTGAAAAGCCAGAGATTCTAGATCTAGACTCTTTTTGGCAGGAAAGTAATTATCCAGAAGGACGCTTGCTGGCGCTTCTTATCTTGGAAATAGGGCTCTTGCCAAGTGAGATTTTAGCCCTCAAGGTTGCAGATATCAATCTGGATTTTCAAGTGTTGAGAATCAGCAAGGCTTCCCAACAGAGGATTGTCACCATACCTACGACCTTGATTCCAGAGCTAGAACCCTTAATGGGGCAGACCTATCTCTTTGAAAGGGGAGGGAAAGCCTATTCTCGTCAGTGGGCCTTTCGTCAGCTGGAGTCCTTTGTCAAGGAGAAAGGTTTCCCAGAACTATCAGCCCAAGCCCTACGGGAACAGTTCATTCTAAGACAGATAGAAAACAAGGTCGATTTGTACGAAATTGCAAAAAAATTAGGATTAAAAACAGTCCTGACCTTAGAAAAATATAGATAA
- the cbpB gene encoding cyclic-di-AMP-binding protein CbpB — translation MIAKEFEAFLLEQEETFLTPAENLAALIDTHNADHAILVLSQITYTRIPVVTFDKRFVGTIGLRDILAYQMEQGLTDEQMATTDIVNMTKTDVAVVAPDYNITEVLHKLVDEPFLPVVDGEGIFQGIITRKSILKAVNALLHDFSKEYEIRCK, via the coding sequence ATGATTGCCAAGGAATTTGAAGCATTTTTATTGGAGCAGGAAGAGACTTTTCTTACCCCTGCTGAGAATCTAGCAGCCTTGATTGATACCCATAACGCTGACCATGCAATTTTGGTGCTGAGCCAAATCACCTATACCCGTATCCCTGTTGTGACCTTTGACAAACGCTTTGTTGGAACCATTGGTCTGAGGGACATTTTGGCTTATCAAATGGAGCAAGGTTTGACGGATGAGCAGATGGCAACGACAGACATCGTCAATATGACCAAGACAGATGTGGCAGTCGTCGCTCCAGACTATAACATCACAGAGGTCCTCCATAAACTGGTGGATGAACCCTTCTTGCCAGTGGTAGATGGTGAAGGAATTTTCCAAGGAATCATCACGCGCAAGTCCATCCTCAAGGCTGTCAATGCCCTTTTGCATGACTTTAGTAAGGAATATGAGATTCGATGCAAATGA
- a CDS encoding metallophosphoesterase encodes MAKQTIIVMSDSHGDSLIVEEIRDRYLGKVDAIFHDGDSELRPDSPLWEGIHVVKGNMDFYAGYPERLVTQLGPTKIIQTHGHLFDINFNFQKLDYWAQEEDADICLYGHLHVPNAWMEGKTLFLNPGSISQPRGTIRECLYARVEIDDSYFKVDFLTRDHEVYPGLSKEFAR; translated from the coding sequence ATGGCAAAGCAAACCATCATTGTAATGAGTGATTCCCATGGCGATAGCTTGATTGTGGAAGAAATTCGTGATCGTTATCTGGGGAAAGTTGATGCCATTTTTCACGATGGTGACTCAGAACTCCGTCCAGACTCTCCGCTCTGGGAAGGCATTCATGTCGTCAAAGGAAATATGGACTTTTATGCTGGCTACCCAGAACGGTTGGTGACTCAACTTGGTCCCACTAAGATCATCCAGACGCATGGACACTTGTTTGACATCAATTTCAACTTTCAAAAGTTGGACTACTGGGCTCAGGAAGAAGATGCCGATATCTGTCTCTATGGTCACTTGCATGTGCCAAATGCTTGGATGGAAGGCAAGACTCTTTTTCTAAATCCAGGCTCCATCAGCCAACCACGAGGGACTATCAGAGAATGTCTCTATGCTCGAGTGGAGATTGATGACAGCTATTTTAAAGTAGACTTTTTGACACGTGACCATGAGGTTTATCCAGGCTTGTCCAAGGAGTTTGCTCGATGA
- a CDS encoding nucleoside-triphosphate diphosphatase, with product MAGKRDSCGACNIMTNKIYEYKDDQDWYVGVWDVYGGIYSLIKDSLELDFMDLARIFRDEENGFPITITVMRWSSNFRLLSFIVEILNAEAGRNLEVIQRQGALLLIENGQLLHVELPKEGVEVETFFETSKVRETLLIATRNEGKTKEFRAIFDKLGYDVENLNDYPDLPEVAETGMTFEENARLKAETISQLTGKMVLADDSGLKVDVLGGLPGVWSARFAGVGATDRENNAKLLHELAMVFELKDRSAQFHTTLVVASPNKESLVVEADWPGYINFEPKGENGFGYDPLFLVGETGKSAAELTLEEKNSQSHRALAVKKLLEVFPSWQSKPSL from the coding sequence ATGGCTGGAAAAAGAGATTCATGTGGAGCATGTAACATTATGACAAATAAAATTTATGAATACAAGGATGACCAGGACTGGTATGTCGGTGTCTGGGATGTCTATGGAGGCATCTATAGCCTTATCAAAGATTCTCTCGAGCTTGATTTTATGGATTTAGCGCGGATTTTTCGTGACGAGGAAAATGGCTTTCCGATTACGATAACGGTGATGCGCTGGTCTTCTAACTTCCGTCTGCTCTCCTTTATCGTTGAGATTTTAAATGCTGAAGCAGGCCGCAATCTAGAAGTCATCCAACGTCAGGGTGCCCTGCTCTTGATTGAAAATGGACAGCTTTTGCATGTCGAATTGCCTAAAGAAGGAGTTGAAGTGGAAACCTTCTTTGAAACTAGCAAGGTCAGAGAAACTCTGCTCATTGCGACTCGTAACGAAGGAAAGACCAAGGAATTCCGAGCTATCTTTGACAAGTTAGGCTACGATGTGGAAAATCTCAATGACTATCCAGATTTGCCTGAAGTAGCTGAAACAGGTATGACCTTTGAAGAAAATGCCCGCCTCAAGGCAGAAACCATTTCCCAATTAACAGGCAAGATGGTGCTAGCAGATGACTCAGGTCTCAAAGTCGATGTCCTCGGCGGTTTGCCAGGAGTCTGGTCAGCCCGTTTTGCAGGTGTGGGAGCAACCGACCGTGAAAACAATGCCAAACTCTTGCACGAATTGGCCATGGTCTTTGAACTCAAGGACCGTTCGGCTCAATTCCACACAACCCTAGTCGTAGCTAGTCCAAACAAGGAAAGCTTGGTGGTTGAAGCTGACTGGCCAGGTTATATCAACTTTGAACCCAAGGGTGAAAATGGCTTTGGTTATGATCCGCTCTTCCTTGTGGGAGAGACAGGTAAGTCAGCAGCTGAATTAACCCTTGAAGAAAAAAATAGCCAATCCCACCGTGCCTTAGCCGTTAAGAAACTTTTGGAGGTATTTCCATCATGGCAAAGCAAACCATCATTGTAA
- the racE gene encoding glutamate racemase, whose translation MDNRPIGFLDSGVGGLTVVRELMRQLPHEEIVYIGDSARAPYGPRPAEQIREYTWQLVNFLLTKDVKMIVIACNTATAVVWEEIKAKLDIPVLGVILPGASAAIKSSQGGKIGVIGTPMTVQSDIYRQKIHDLDPDLQVESLACPKFAPLVESGALSTSVTKKVVYETLRPLVGKVDSLILGCTHYPLLRSIIQNVMGPDVKLIDSGAECVRDISVLLNYFEINRSRDAGPLQHRFYTTASSQSFAQIGEEWLEKEIHVEHVTL comes from the coding sequence ATGGATAATCGACCAATTGGTTTTTTGGATTCGGGTGTCGGGGGCTTGACTGTTGTTCGTGAGCTCATGCGCCAGCTTCCCCATGAAGAAATCGTCTATATTGGAGATTCGGCACGGGCACCCTATGGTCCCCGCCCTGCTGAGCAAATTCGTGAATATACTTGGCAGTTGGTCAACTTTCTCTTGACCAAGGATGTCAAGATGATTGTCATTGCTTGTAATACTGCGACTGCGGTCGTCTGGGAAGAAATCAAGGCCAAACTAGACATTCCCGTTCTAGGTGTGATTTTGCCAGGAGCTTCGGCAGCTATCAAGTCCAGTCAAGGTGGGAAAATCGGGGTGATTGGAACTCCCATGACGGTACAATCAGACATCTACCGTCAGAAAATCCATGATTTGGATCCAGACTTACAGGTGGAAAGTTTGGCCTGTCCCAAGTTTGCCCCCTTGGTTGAATCTGGTGCCTTATCAACTAGTGTAACCAAGAAAGTGGTTTATGAAACCCTGCGTCCCTTGGTCGGCAAGGTGGATAGCTTGATTCTGGGTTGTACCCATTACCCGCTCCTTCGCTCCATCATCCAAAATGTCATGGGACCAGATGTAAAACTCATCGATAGTGGAGCAGAGTGTGTACGGGATATCTCGGTTTTACTGAACTATTTTGAAATCAATCGTAGCCGAGATGCGGGGCCTCTTCAACATCGTTTTTACACAACAGCCAGTAGCCAAAGTTTTGCCCAGATTGGGGAAGAATGGCTGGAAAAAGAGATTCATGTGGAGCATGTAACATTATGA
- a CDS encoding YneF family protein — MDLLLEIVLIVLAFLGGALGGMYLVRKQIEKEFADNPRLNAEAVRALLSANGQKPSEAKVQQVYHQIIRQQKAALANNKKK; from the coding sequence ATGGATTTACTTTTAGAGATTGTCTTGATTGTGCTAGCTTTTCTAGGAGGAGCTCTTGGAGGGATGTACTTGGTTCGTAAGCAAATCGAAAAAGAATTTGCGGACAACCCACGTTTGAACGCTGAGGCAGTTCGTGCTCTTTTGAGCGCAAATGGTCAAAAACCAAGCGAAGCCAAGGTACAACAAGTTTACCACCAAATCATCCGCCAACAAAAAGCAGCCCTTGCTAACAATAAAAAGAAATAA
- the treC gene encoding alpha,alpha-phosphotrehalase, whose amino-acid sequence MALDKRKVVYQIYPKSYKDTTGNGIGDFRGIIEKIPYLAKLGVDMVWLNPFYPSPQRDNGYDISDYMAVDPLFGDMADFEEMVRVGKEHKIDFMLDMVLNHCSTEHEWFQKALAGDKYYQDFFFIQDQPTDWISKFGGSAWAPFGETGKYYLHLFDETQADLNWRNPNVRKELFKVVNFWRDKGVKGFRFDVINLIGKDEVLVDCPENEGKPAYTDKPIVHDYLRMMNQATFGSDDSFMTVGEMSSTTMENCVLYSSPDRQELSMTFNFHHLKVDYKDGQKWTLAPFDFEELKSLYHSWGKEMSDKNGWSALFWNNHDQPRALNRFVDIQHFRNEGATMLAASIHLSRGTPYIYMGEEIGMIDPDYDSMADYVDVESINAYQMLLKEGKSEQEAFQIIQAKSRDNSRIPMQWDASENAGFSTGTPWLKAGKSYKDINVENDIQGPIFIFYQDLIRLRKEMPIISEGSYKPAFEDSKQVYAFERQYEDEKLLVLNNFYATEVEIDLPVVYQNGQILISNYEDVEVSEKILLKPYQTLAIYVN is encoded by the coding sequence ATGGCACTTGATAAAAGAAAAGTAGTCTATCAAATCTATCCAAAATCATACAAAGACACCACTGGAAATGGCATTGGAGATTTCCGTGGGATTATCGAAAAAATCCCCTATTTAGCCAAGCTAGGTGTGGATATGGTCTGGCTCAATCCATTCTATCCAAGTCCTCAGCGGGATAATGGTTATGATATTTCAGATTATATGGCTGTGGATCCCCTTTTTGGTGATATGGCTGATTTTGAAGAGATGGTGCGTGTTGGTAAAGAGCACAAGATTGACTTTATGTTAGATATGGTGCTCAATCATTGTTCGACCGAGCATGAATGGTTTCAGAAAGCCCTGGCCGGTGATAAGTATTACCAAGACTTTTTCTTCATCCAAGATCAACCGACAGACTGGATTTCTAAGTTTGGTGGCTCTGCTTGGGCACCTTTCGGGGAGACAGGGAAATATTATCTCCACCTCTTTGATGAGACTCAGGCAGATCTTAACTGGCGCAATCCCAATGTCCGCAAAGAGTTGTTCAAAGTGGTCAACTTCTGGCGGGACAAGGGTGTCAAGGGTTTCCGATTTGATGTGATCAATTTGATCGGCAAGGATGAGGTCTTAGTGGATTGCCCAGAAAATGAAGGCAAGCCAGCTTACACAGACAAGCCCATTGTTCATGACTATTTGCGTATGATGAACCAAGCTACTTTTGGATCTGACGATAGCTTTATGACAGTTGGGGAAATGTCCTCGACCACCATGGAAAACTGTGTCCTCTATTCGTCACCTGACCGTCAAGAATTATCCATGACCTTTAATTTCCATCATCTCAAGGTGGACTACAAGGACGGACAGAAGTGGACTTTAGCTCCCTTTGACTTTGAAGAGTTGAAAAGTCTTTACCATAGCTGGGGCAAGGAAATGAGTGATAAAAACGGCTGGAGCGCCCTCTTTTGGAACAATCACGACCAACCACGAGCTTTGAATCGTTTTGTCGATATTCAACATTTCCGCAATGAAGGGGCGACTATGCTGGCTGCCAGCATTCACCTGTCACGTGGGACACCTTATATCTACATGGGCGAGGAAATCGGAATGATTGACCCAGACTATGATTCCATGGCTGACTATGTGGATGTCGAGTCCATCAATGCTTATCAGATGCTCTTAAAAGAAGGGAAAAGTGAGCAAGAAGCCTTCCAGATTATTCAGGCCAAGTCACGAGATAATTCACGCATTCCCATGCAGTGGGATGCTTCAGAAAATGCAGGATTTTCAACAGGCACTCCATGGTTGAAAGCTGGTAAATCCTATAAAGATATCAACGTAGAAAATGACATCCAAGGCCCAATTTTCATCTTCTACCAAGACTTGATTCGACTTCGTAAGGAAATGCCGATCATTTCAGAAGGAAGCTACAAACCAGCCTTTGAAGATAGTAAGCAAGTCTATGCCTTTGAACGTCAGTATGAGGATGAAAAGTTATTGGTGCTCAATAACTTTTATGCCACAGAAGTGGAAATCGACTTGCCAGTGGTCTACCAAAATGGACAGATTCTGATTTCAAACTATGAAGATGTAGAAGTATCAGAAAAAATTCTGCTCAAACCGTATCAAACACTGGCTATTTATGTAAATTAA
- the treP gene encoding PTS system trehalose-specific EIIBC component, with protein sequence MGKFEQEAKDLLQAIGGKENVTAVTHCATRMRFVLGDEKKANVKVIESIPAVKGTFTNAGQFQVIIGNDVPIFYNDFTAVSGIEGVSKEAAKSAAKSNQNVVQRVMTTLAEIFTPIIPALIVGGLILGFRNVLEGVHWSMLDGKTITESSQFWAGVNHFLWLPGEAIFQFLPVGITWSVSRKMGTSQILGIVLGICLVSPQLLNAYAVASTPASEIAANWVWNFGYFTVNRIGYQAQVIPALLAGLSLAYLEIFWRKHIPEVISMIFVPFLSLIPALILAHTVLGPIGWTIGQGLSAVVLAGLTGPVKWLFGAIFGALYAPFVITGLHHMTNAIDTQLIADAGGTALWPMIALSNIAQGSAVFAYYFMHRHDEREAQISLPATISAYLGVTEPALFGVNVKYIYPFVAGMIGSALAGMLSVTFNVTAASIGIGGLPGILSIQPQYMLPFAGTMLVAIVVPMLLTFFFRKAGFFTKTEDDTALQAEFVAQEEAEFVTHEPVTHAPVEIVSPLAGRVKELSQATDPVFASGVMGQGLVIEPSQGELTSPVNGTVTVLFPTKHAIGIVSDEGVELLIHIGMDTVGLDGKGFESLVAQGDHVTVGQKLIRFDMDVIKAAGLVTETPVIITNQDAYTATITGTYPTIIQAGQPLMLATRI encoded by the coding sequence ATGGGAAAATTTGAACAAGAAGCCAAAGATCTGCTTCAAGCGATTGGAGGTAAGGAGAATGTTACTGCCGTCACCCACTGTGCGACACGGATGCGCTTTGTTCTCGGAGACGAAAAGAAGGCCAATGTCAAGGTCATCGAGTCGATTCCAGCCGTCAAAGGGACCTTTACAAATGCGGGTCAATTTCAGGTGATTATTGGGAATGACGTGCCGATTTTTTATAATGATTTTACAGCTGTTTCAGGCATTGAGGGTGTTTCCAAAGAAGCAGCCAAGTCCGCAGCTAAGAGCAATCAAAACGTGGTCCAACGTGTTATGACCACTCTGGCGGAAATCTTTACACCGATTATTCCAGCCCTGATTGTCGGAGGGTTGATCCTCGGTTTCCGTAATGTTCTTGAAGGTGTGCATTGGTCGATGTTGGATGGTAAGACCATCACAGAATCCTCTCAGTTTTGGGCAGGGGTTAATCACTTCCTCTGGTTGCCTGGTGAAGCGATCTTCCAGTTCTTGCCAGTAGGGATTACCTGGTCTGTCTCTCGTAAGATGGGAACCAGCCAAATCTTGGGAATTGTTCTCGGGATCTGTTTGGTTTCACCTCAGTTGCTCAATGCCTATGCAGTAGCTTCAACACCTGCATCAGAAATCGCAGCCAACTGGGTATGGAATTTTGGCTACTTTACTGTTAATCGTATCGGTTATCAAGCCCAAGTTATTCCAGCTTTATTAGCAGGATTGAGTTTGGCATATTTGGAAATTTTCTGGCGTAAGCATATCCCAGAAGTCATTTCCATGATTTTTGTACCTTTCTTGTCATTGATTCCGGCCTTGATTTTGGCTCATACTGTCTTGGGACCAATCGGTTGGACAATTGGGCAAGGACTCTCTGCAGTTGTCTTGGCAGGTTTGACGGGTCCAGTTAAATGGCTCTTCGGTGCGATTTTTGGTGCCCTCTACGCTCCATTTGTCATCACTGGTTTGCATCATATGACCAATGCCATCGATACACAATTGATTGCGGATGCTGGCGGAACTGCCCTTTGGCCAATGATTGCTCTTTCTAATATTGCCCAAGGTTCAGCCGTATTTGCCTATTATTTCATGCATCGTCATGATGAGCGTGAGGCTCAGATTTCACTTCCTGCAACCATTTCAGCCTATCTCGGTGTTACAGAACCAGCCCTCTTTGGGGTCAATGTCAAATACATCTATCCATTTGTAGCTGGGATGATTGGTTCAGCCCTTGCAGGGATGTTGTCCGTTACTTTCAATGTAACTGCGGCTTCTATTGGTATCGGTGGTTTGCCAGGTATCCTCTCTATTCAACCTCAATACATGCTGCCGTTTGCAGGAACCATGCTAGTTGCTATTGTTGTACCAATGCTCTTGACTTTCTTCTTCCGTAAGGCAGGCTTCTTTACAAAAACAGAGGACGATACAGCCTTGCAGGCAGAATTCGTTGCCCAAGAAGAAGCAGAATTTGTGACTCACGAGCCAGTAACCCATGCTCCAGTAGAAATTGTCAGCCCACTTGCTGGTCGAGTGAAAGAATTGAGTCAAGCGACGGACCCTGTTTTTGCATCAGGTGTCATGGGACAAGGTTTGGTTATTGAACCAAGCCAAGGTGAGTTAACTTCTCCAGTCAATGGGACAGTGACGGTTCTTTTCCCTACCAAGCATGCCATCGGTATTGTCTCTGATGAGGGAGTGGAATTACTCATCCACATCGGTATGGATACAGTAGGTCTTGATGGCAAAGGATTTGAAAGTCTTGTAGCCCAAGGAGACCATGTCACAGTAGGTCAGAAATTGATTCGTTTTGATATGGATGTCATTAAGGCTGCGGGTCTCGTAACAGAAACTCCTGTTATCATCACCAACCAAGATGCTTATACAGCGACTATCACTGGAACTTATCCGACGATCATTCAAGCTGGTCAACCGCTCATGCTTGCAACACGGATCTAA
- the treR gene encoding trehalose operon repressor, which yields MKKYQQLFKQIQKTIQNETYAVGDFLPSEHDLMNQYQVSRDTVRKALSLLQEEGLIKKIRGQGSQVVKEETVNFPVSNLTSYQELVQELGLRSKTNVVSLDKIIIDKKSSLITGFPEFRMVWKVVRQRVVDDLVSVLDTDYLDMELVPNLTRQIAEQSIYSYIEDNLKLLIDYAQKEITIDHTSDRDKILMDIGKDPYVVSIKSKVYLQDGRQFQFTESRHKLEKFHFVDFAKRHPK from the coding sequence ATGAAGAAATACCAACAACTATTTAAGCAAATCCAAAAAACCATTCAAAACGAGACTTACGCTGTCGGAGATTTCCTCCCCAGTGAGCACGACCTCATGAATCAGTATCAGGTGAGCCGTGACACCGTCCGAAAAGCTCTGTCCCTCCTCCAAGAGGAAGGATTGATCAAAAAGATAAGGGGGCAAGGTTCCCAAGTCGTCAAAGAAGAAACGGTCAATTTCCCTGTCTCCAACCTAACCAGCTACCAAGAACTGGTCCAGGAACTTGGACTTCGCTCTAAGACTAATGTCGTCAGCCTGGACAAGATCATTATCGATAAAAAATCCTCACTGATAACCGGCTTTCCAGAGTTTCGGATGGTTTGGAAGGTAGTCCGCCAGCGTGTGGTGGATGATCTGGTATCGGTTCTGGATACGGACTATCTGGATATGGAACTGGTCCCAAATCTCACTCGCCAAATCGCTGAGCAGTCTATCTACTCGTATATAGAGGACAACCTCAAACTCCTTATTGATTATGCTCAGAAAGAAATCACCATTGACCACACTAGCGATCGAGACAAGATTCTCATGGACATTGGCAAAGACCCTTATGTCGTTTCCATCAAGTCAAAAGTCTATCTCCAAGACGGGCGCCAGTTTCAATTCACCGAAAGTCGCCATAAATTAGAAAAATTTCACTTTGTTGACTTTGCCAAAAGACATCCGAAATAA